One part of the Candidatus Binatia bacterium genome encodes these proteins:
- a CDS encoding ATP-binding cassette domain-containing protein — MAYGDYVVMRDINFKVRRGDVFVIMGDSGSGKSSLMRHMIGLHEPAKGEVLYGGKSFTRADPEERERMLRRMGVLYQQGALWSSMTLAENVALPLGEYTDLSPREIREVAHLKLALVGLRGFEDFYPSQISGGMRKRAGLARAIALDPEILFFDEPSAGLDPISSKLLDDLILALRDSLGATVVVVTHELASIFAIGDDAIFLDADRKTMTARGNPRELAESTTDDKVKRFLTRGGDLPPHFANEVSR, encoded by the coding sequence ATGGCCTACGGCGACTACGTCGTCATGCGCGACATCAATTTCAAAGTCCGCCGCGGCGACGTCTTCGTCATCATGGGCGACTCGGGCTCGGGCAAGAGCAGCTTGATGCGGCACATGATCGGGCTGCACGAGCCCGCCAAGGGCGAGGTGCTCTACGGCGGCAAGAGCTTCACCCGCGCCGACCCCGAAGAGCGCGAGCGCATGCTGCGGCGCATGGGCGTCCTGTACCAGCAGGGCGCGCTGTGGAGCTCGATGACGCTCGCCGAGAACGTCGCGCTGCCGCTCGGCGAGTACACCGACCTCTCGCCGCGCGAGATCCGCGAGGTCGCGCACCTGAAGCTCGCGCTCGTCGGCCTGCGCGGCTTCGAGGACTTCTACCCGTCGCAGATCAGCGGCGGCATGCGCAAGCGCGCCGGGCTCGCCCGCGCGATCGCGCTCGATCCGGAGATTTTGTTCTTTGACGAGCCGTCGGCGGGCCTCGACCCGATCAGCTCGAAGCTGCTCGACGATCTCATCCTGGCGCTGCGCGACAGCCTCGGCGCCACGGTGGTCGTGGTGACGCACGAGCTCGCGAGCATCTTCGCGATCGGCGACGACGCGATCTTCCTCGACGCCGATCGCAAGACGATGACCGCGCGCGGCAACCCGCGCGAGCTCGCGGAGAGCACGACCGACGACAAGGTCAAACGCTTCTTGACGCGTGGCGGTGATCTGCCACCGCATTTCGCGAACGAGGTGTCGCGGTGA
- a CDS encoding MlaD family protein, whose translation MKKRVSPTLIGAFVVGALALVVAAIVIVGSATWFSTIYRFVLYFNDSVDGLTVGAPVKFKGVQVGQVEQIKLAVSADQEPQIAVVIGLDESRIESLGGTDAGFTPPEIQEAVKHGLRAKLASQSLLTGLLYVSLDYEPNAPPAHLDETKSEYPQIPTVPSRVEQVAQTAQDIFKKLEALDWQGLFDSISQTMAGLRDLVADRATQDVTRQLNETLKSVQQLTDRLDGQIDPLANDLQDLAKSARLALQNIDAAVAQIRTTIEPESPLAYELSRTLHELSLAARSVRALSDSLDRDPTQLIFGRE comes from the coding sequence GTGAAGAAACGAGTGAGTCCGACGCTGATCGGAGCGTTCGTCGTCGGCGCGCTGGCGCTCGTGGTGGCCGCCATCGTGATCGTCGGCTCGGCGACGTGGTTCAGCACCATCTACCGCTTCGTGCTCTACTTCAACGACTCGGTCGACGGCCTGACGGTGGGCGCGCCCGTCAAGTTCAAGGGCGTGCAGGTCGGCCAGGTGGAGCAGATCAAGCTCGCGGTGAGCGCCGATCAGGAGCCGCAGATCGCGGTGGTGATCGGCCTCGACGAGTCGCGCATCGAGAGCCTCGGCGGCACCGACGCCGGCTTCACGCCGCCGGAGATCCAGGAAGCGGTCAAGCACGGGCTGCGCGCGAAGCTCGCGTCGCAGAGCCTGCTCACGGGCCTGCTCTACGTCTCGCTCGACTACGAGCCCAACGCGCCGCCCGCGCACCTCGACGAGACCAAGAGCGAGTACCCGCAGATCCCGACCGTGCCGTCGCGCGTCGAGCAGGTCGCGCAGACCGCGCAGGACATCTTCAAGAAGCTCGAGGCGCTCGACTGGCAGGGGCTGTTCGACTCGATCAGCCAGACGATGGCGGGGCTGCGCGATCTGGTCGCCGACCGCGCCACGCAGGACGTCACGCGCCAGCTCAACGAGACGCTCAAGAGCGTGCAGCAGCTCACCGATCGTCTCGACGGTCAGATCGATCCGCTCGCGAACGACCTGCAGGACCTCGCGAAGAGCGCGCGCCTCGCGCTGCAGAACATCGACGCGGCGGTCGCCCAGATCCGCACGACGATCGAGCCGGAGTCGCCGCTCGCCTACGAGCTGTCGCGCACGCTGCACGAGCTGTCGCTCGCCGCGCGCTCGGTGCGCGCGCTCAGCGACTCGCTCGACCGCGACCCGACGCAGCTGATCTTCGGCCGCGAGTGA
- a CDS encoding PqiC family protein: MPPNALFSSRARLRVALCCVALSALPACSLFTPRNVPVQYFVLTASPSGAGGASSSLRSGLAVGLGPVTLPGYLDRREIVTRVAPNELRLAQNEQWGEPLAENVRAVLAQDLSARLGGAAVATFPWLGSFRPDYRVRVDLTRFEPTDAGTVELVARWQVLAGDDVVAARDAWITRPISGGGTAAAVTALGEALGDLATEIASAIPTTPRRGGRGR; the protein is encoded by the coding sequence ATGCCACCGAACGCCCTCTTCTCCTCCCGTGCTCGTCTCCGCGTCGCGTTGTGCTGCGTGGCGCTGAGCGCGCTGCCCGCCTGCTCGCTGTTCACGCCGCGCAACGTGCCGGTCCAGTACTTCGTGCTGACGGCGTCACCGAGTGGCGCCGGTGGCGCGAGCAGCTCCCTGCGAAGCGGCCTCGCGGTCGGCCTCGGTCCGGTGACGCTGCCGGGCTACCTCGACCGGCGCGAGATCGTCACCCGCGTCGCGCCGAACGAGCTGCGCCTCGCGCAGAACGAGCAGTGGGGCGAGCCGCTCGCGGAGAACGTGCGCGCCGTGCTCGCGCAGGACCTCTCCGCGCGGCTCGGCGGCGCCGCGGTGGCGACCTTTCCCTGGCTCGGCTCGTTCCGCCCGGACTACCGCGTGCGCGTCGACCTGACGCGCTTCGAGCCGACCGACGCCGGCACCGTGGAGCTCGTGGCGCGCTGGCAGGTGCTCGCGGGGGACGACGTGGTCGCGGCGCGCGACGCGTGGATCACGCGGCCGATCAGCGGCGGCGGCACGGCGGCCGCGGTCACGGCGCTCGGCGAGGCGCTCGGCGATCTCGCGACGGAGATCGCGTCGGCGATTCCGACGACGCCGCGACGCGGGGGACGCGGACGATGA
- a CDS encoding alpha/beta hydrolase — protein MTTASATSSLSSPIPPPPLALLPFEVRAWLELVGLVPALPALRSAPTGDGHPVLVLPGYLSDDVSTRVLRWFLRDRGYHVHGWRCGRNLGPSPEILQALGRRFLEIRERHGERISLVGWSLGGIFARELARTFPDAVRQVVTLASPFRDVSATTVGRLAAFGLGPLPTPHIAAIAERLREPLPVPTTSIFSRTDGIVAWRSCLEQPGEQRENVEVMASHCGMGHHPAALLVVADRLAQPKGTWRPFEPRGWSVVPGLRAVVR, from the coding sequence ATGACCACCGCCTCCGCGACCTCCTCCCTGAGCTCACCGATCCCTCCGCCGCCGCTCGCGCTCCTGCCCTTCGAGGTCCGCGCCTGGCTCGAGCTCGTCGGGCTCGTGCCCGCGCTGCCGGCGCTGCGCAGCGCGCCCACCGGCGACGGCCACCCGGTGCTGGTGCTGCCCGGCTACCTGTCGGACGACGTCTCGACGCGCGTGCTGCGCTGGTTCCTCCGCGACCGCGGCTACCACGTGCACGGCTGGCGCTGCGGGCGGAACCTGGGTCCGTCGCCGGAGATCCTCCAGGCCCTCGGGCGCCGCTTCCTCGAGATCCGCGAGCGCCACGGCGAGCGCATCTCGCTCGTCGGCTGGAGCCTCGGCGGGATCTTCGCGCGCGAGCTCGCGCGCACCTTCCCCGACGCCGTCCGTCAGGTGGTCACGCTCGCGAGCCCGTTCCGCGACGTGTCGGCGACCACGGTCGGACGCCTCGCGGCGTTCGGGCTCGGACCGCTGCCGACGCCGCACATCGCCGCGATCGCCGAGCGGCTGCGCGAGCCGCTGCCCGTGCCGACGACGTCGATCTTCAGCCGCACGGACGGCATCGTCGCGTGGCGGAGCTGCCTCGAGCAGCCGGGCGAGCAGCGCGAGAACGTCGAGGTGATGGCCAGCCACTGCGGCATGGGCCATCACCCCGCGGCGCTGCTGGTGGTCGCCGACCGGCTCGCGCAGCCGAAGGGAACGTGGCGTCCCTTCGAGCCGCGCGGCTGGTCGGTCGTACCGGGATTGCGCGCGGTGGTGCGCTGA
- a CDS encoding MaoC/PaaZ C-terminal domain-containing protein encodes MAAPKFEDVKVGDALPTYVHEKVTRTDLVKYAGASGDYNPMHHDETLAKAVGLPSVFAHGMFSMGLLSNVLVNWAGPGSVKRFDVQFRAITWPDDKITCTGKVTGKREENGQKLVDVELQCETKPGTRTIIGSATLAL; translated from the coding sequence ATGGCGGCGCCGAAGTTCGAAGACGTCAAGGTGGGCGATGCGCTGCCGACGTACGTGCACGAGAAGGTGACGCGCACCGACCTCGTCAAGTACGCGGGCGCGTCCGGCGACTACAACCCGATGCACCACGACGAGACGCTCGCCAAGGCCGTCGGGCTACCGTCGGTGTTCGCGCACGGCATGTTCTCCATGGGCCTGCTGTCGAACGTGCTCGTCAACTGGGCGGGACCGGGGAGCGTCAAGCGCTTCGACGTGCAGTTCCGCGCCATCACCTGGCCCGACGACAAGATCACCTGCACCGGCAAGGTGACCGGCAAGCGCGAGGAGAACGGGCAGAAGCTCGTCGACGTCGAGCTGCAGTGCGAGACCAAGCCCGGCACGCGCACGATCATCGGCAGCGCGACGCTCGCGCTGTGA
- a CDS encoding MaoC family dehydratase N-terminal domain-containing protein gives MAENPNQALVGKEGPPSTIHVDKSRIRQFARAIGLTDPAYFDEAEAKKRGYPSLIAPPTLPIALSQDAEPGGGGGPQIKWDVRKLLHEGTEIVYDRPIFAGDVLTMKSQLKSIGTREGKSGVRTIYTIEQAFYDQQGNRVCALLLRTSEGQ, from the coding sequence ATGGCCGAGAATCCGAACCAGGCCCTCGTCGGCAAGGAGGGCCCGCCCTCGACGATCCACGTCGACAAGTCGCGCATCCGTCAGTTCGCGCGCGCGATCGGCTTGACCGACCCCGCCTACTTCGACGAGGCGGAGGCGAAGAAGCGCGGCTACCCGAGCCTGATCGCGCCGCCCACGCTGCCGATCGCGCTCAGCCAGGACGCCGAGCCGGGCGGCGGCGGCGGACCGCAGATCAAGTGGGACGTGCGCAAGCTGCTGCACGAGGGCACGGAGATCGTCTACGACCGGCCGATTTTCGCGGGCGACGTGCTCACGATGAAGAGCCAGCTCAAGTCGATCGGCACGCGCGAGGGCAAGTCCGGCGTGCGCACGATCTACACCATCGAGCAGGCGTTCTACGATCAGCAGGGCAATCGCGTGTGCGCGCTCCTGCTTCGCACCTCGGAGGGACAGTGA
- a CDS encoding GDSL-type esterase/lipase family protein — MVLASLVATAALAEVALRVSSLFVAQQSSGWRPGARVRVLAVGDSHTYGGTVEPHETYPAQLQRFLDEAAPGVYSVINVGIPGVNTAQVRNRLALNLARWEPDVVVFWCGINNAWNSAETDAATPAGWLDRTLLGLKVYKLVRVVQHDRALHVAAREHLQDGRHAVQGVNRNTKIVPFFGEVVMREEREVRVDEERVRAAMADYRAMRRLTERAGAVPIFISYHLDFERFTLPNEALRRLAREDGFTVVDARAGLERVPEAVGRFTWALHPSAPIYGEVARDVAQRILRLAPPPDPTF, encoded by the coding sequence GTGGTTCTCGCCTCGCTGGTCGCGACCGCTGCGCTCGCCGAGGTCGCGCTGCGCGTCTCGTCGCTCTTCGTCGCGCAGCAGAGCTCGGGCTGGCGTCCGGGCGCGCGCGTCCGCGTGCTCGCCGTCGGCGACTCGCACACCTACGGCGGCACCGTCGAGCCGCACGAGACCTATCCCGCGCAGCTGCAGCGCTTCCTCGACGAGGCCGCACCCGGCGTCTACTCGGTGATCAACGTCGGCATCCCCGGCGTGAACACGGCGCAGGTGCGCAACCGCCTGGCGCTCAACCTCGCGCGCTGGGAGCCCGACGTGGTCGTCTTCTGGTGCGGCATCAACAACGCGTGGAACTCGGCCGAGACCGACGCGGCGACCCCCGCGGGCTGGCTCGACCGCACGCTGCTCGGGCTCAAGGTCTACAAGCTCGTGCGCGTCGTGCAGCACGACCGAGCGCTCCACGTCGCGGCGAGGGAGCACCTTCAGGACGGACGCCACGCGGTCCAGGGCGTCAATCGCAACACGAAGATCGTCCCCTTCTTCGGTGAGGTCGTGATGCGGGAAGAGCGCGAGGTGCGCGTCGACGAGGAGCGCGTGCGCGCCGCGATGGCGGACTACCGCGCGATGCGGCGGCTCACCGAGCGCGCGGGCGCGGTGCCGATCTTCATCTCGTACCACCTCGACTTCGAGCGCTTCACGCTGCCGAACGAGGCGCTGCGCCGACTCGCGCGCGAGGACGGCTTCACGGTGGTCGACGCGCGCGCCGGTCTCGAGCGCGTGCCCGAGGCGGTGGGCCGCTTCACCTGGGCGCTGCACCCGAGCGCGCCGATCTACGGCGAGGTGGCGCGCGACGTGGCGCAGCGCATCCTGCGGCTCGCGCCGCCGCCCGACCCGACGTTCTGA
- a CDS encoding SDR family oxidoreductase, whose amino-acid sequence MSAARFAGKVALVTGAAGGIGRAVCERLGREGARVVAADVDGDALASVVSEVSRLGSEAHAVTGDVSRADDVQRFFAEATRRFGGVDLLVNNAGIEGVVKPLEEYPEEEFDRVLAVNVRGVFLGLKYGYAALKARGGGSIVNLSSVAGITGNPFVSAYIASKHAVIGLTRAAAVSYPAAGIRVNAVLPAPIETRMMRSLEEGFAPGAGDTLKQTLLTQIPLGRYGEPAEVASVIAFLLSDEAAFVNGALYTVDGGMTPF is encoded by the coding sequence ATGAGCGCGGCCCGCTTCGCAGGAAAGGTGGCGCTGGTCACCGGCGCGGCGGGCGGCATCGGCCGCGCGGTGTGCGAGCGGCTCGGACGCGAAGGGGCGCGCGTCGTCGCGGCCGACGTCGACGGCGACGCGCTGGCCTCGGTCGTCTCCGAGGTGTCGCGTCTCGGCTCGGAGGCGCACGCGGTGACCGGCGACGTCAGCCGCGCCGACGACGTGCAGCGCTTCTTCGCCGAGGCGACGCGTCGCTTCGGCGGCGTCGATCTGCTGGTGAACAACGCCGGCATCGAGGGCGTCGTCAAGCCGCTCGAGGAGTATCCCGAGGAGGAGTTCGACCGCGTGCTGGCGGTGAACGTGCGCGGCGTGTTCCTCGGCCTCAAGTACGGCTACGCGGCGCTCAAGGCACGCGGTGGCGGATCGATCGTCAATCTATCGTCGGTCGCGGGCATCACCGGCAATCCGTTCGTTTCCGCGTACATCGCAAGCAAGCACGCGGTGATCGGTCTCACGCGCGCGGCGGCGGTGTCGTATCCGGCGGCGGGCATCCGCGTGAACGCGGTGCTGCCGGCGCCGATCGAGACGCGCATGATGCGCTCGCTCGAGGAAGGCTTCGCGCCGGGCGCGGGCGACACGCTGAAGCAGACGCTGCTCACGCAGATCCCGCTCGGACGCTACGGCGAGCCCGCCGAGGTCGCGTCGGTGATCGCGTTCCTGCTCAGCGACGAAGCAGCGTTCGTCAACGGCGCGCTGTACACGGTCGATGGCGGAATGACTCCCTTCTGA
- a CDS encoding peroxiredoxin, with product MIREGEKAPSFSGVTADGKTLSLDDFRGKKPLVLYFYPRDNTPGCTKEACAFRDHAGEIQQAGAAIVGVSMDSQESHRKFIADHRLNFPLLSDRDATICKAFGVARFGGWFPPKRVTFVIDRDGIVRRVIQSELGISKHIDEALATLRQLAAEERAPA from the coding sequence ATGATTCGCGAGGGTGAGAAGGCGCCGTCGTTCTCCGGCGTGACCGCCGACGGCAAGACGCTGTCGCTCGACGACTTCCGCGGCAAGAAGCCGCTCGTCCTCTACTTCTATCCGCGCGACAACACGCCCGGCTGCACCAAGGAGGCGTGCGCGTTCCGCGACCACGCCGGCGAGATCCAGCAGGCGGGCGCCGCGATCGTCGGCGTCAGCATGGACTCGCAGGAGTCGCACCGGAAGTTCATCGCCGACCACCGTCTGAACTTTCCGCTGCTGTCGGACCGCGACGCGACGATCTGCAAGGCGTTCGGCGTCGCGCGCTTCGGCGGCTGGTTCCCGCCCAAGCGCGTGACCTTCGTCATCGACCGCGACGGCATCGTGCGGCGCGTGATCCAGAGCGAGCTCGGCATCTCGAAGCACATCGACGAGGCGCTCGCGACGCTGCGCCAGCTCGCCGCCGAGGAGAGGGCGCCGGCATGA
- a CDS encoding O-methyltransferase has protein sequence MSDKFVRLTPEIYAYVLAHRSERDPVLAELIEETTRLGGIAMMQIAPEQGALLTLLARISGTRNAVEVGTFTGYSSISIARGLAPGGKLLCCDVNEEWTSIARRYWEKAGVADRIELKLAPALDTLRALPRDESIDFAFIDADKVNYKNYYEEILERMRPNGLVVFDNVLWGGNVVDASNQDESTRAIRELNAFVAADPRVECVMIPVADGLLLARKRDAEGR, from the coding sequence ATGTCCGACAAGTTCGTCCGGCTCACGCCCGAGATCTATGCCTACGTGCTCGCGCACCGCAGCGAGCGCGATCCCGTGCTCGCCGAGCTGATCGAGGAGACCACGCGGCTCGGCGGCATCGCGATGATGCAGATCGCGCCCGAGCAGGGCGCCTTGCTGACGCTGCTCGCGCGCATCTCGGGGACGCGCAACGCGGTCGAGGTCGGCACCTTCACCGGCTACAGCTCGATCTCGATCGCGCGCGGGCTCGCGCCGGGCGGCAAGCTCCTGTGCTGCGACGTCAACGAGGAGTGGACGTCGATCGCGCGGCGCTACTGGGAGAAGGCCGGCGTCGCGGACCGCATCGAGCTCAAGCTCGCGCCGGCGCTCGACACGCTGCGCGCGCTGCCGCGCGACGAGAGCATCGACTTCGCGTTCATCGACGCGGACAAAGTCAATTACAAGAACTACTACGAGGAGATCCTGGAGCGCATGCGCCCGAACGGGCTCGTCGTGTTCGACAACGTGCTCTGGGGCGGCAACGTCGTCGACGCGTCGAACCAGGACGAGAGCACCAGGGCGATCCGGGAGCTGAACGCCTTCGTCGCGGCGGATCCGCGCGTCGAGTGCGTGATGATCCCGGTCGCCGACGGCCTGCTGCTGGCGCGCAAGCGCGACGCGGAGGGGAGATGA